In a single window of the Flavivirga spongiicola genome:
- a CDS encoding DUF6146 family protein: MKKVIYILLLCAFVFNCNTSKTIASDKSKSEKELAQVVNDTVTIANDELEYEIIIIEPGFNTWLLTTARPEGFYSQQYLENRNNIYVIEWNQRVLQPQRFNPNLYEMQIDYQPGIDYGYEVNYKLFNYFIYFQLNYKQRLAGFVPRI; the protein is encoded by the coding sequence ATGAAAAAAGTTATTTATATTTTACTATTGTGTGCATTTGTTTTTAATTGTAATACGTCTAAAACTATAGCATCCGATAAAAGCAAATCTGAAAAAGAACTTGCGCAAGTTGTCAATGATACCGTAACGATTGCGAATGACGAGTTAGAGTACGAAATAATCATTATAGAACCTGGTTTTAATACTTGGCTATTAACCACAGCCAGACCTGAAGGTTTTTATTCGCAACAATATCTAGAAAACAGAAACAATATTTACGTCATAGAATGGAATCAAAGAGTACTTCAGCCACAGCGTTTCAATCCTAATTTATACGAAATGCAAATCGATTACCAACCTGGTATAGATTATGGTTATGAGGTTAATTACAAGCTCTTTAATTACTTTATCTATTTTCAATTGAATTATAAACAACGATTAGCTGGATTTGTCCCTAGAATTTAA
- a CDS encoding DUF6787 family protein has product MKKLKERWGIEHNWQIIIILCVFAITGSTASYIGKPILNYLNITTEIFGSFGYWTIRIVLLFIMYQFMLVFFGWLFGQYKFFWNFEKKMLRRIGFKRLLD; this is encoded by the coding sequence GTGAAAAAATTAAAAGAGCGTTGGGGTATTGAACACAATTGGCAAATTATCATCATTTTATGTGTATTTGCTATTACGGGATCTACAGCTTCCTACATAGGTAAACCTATTTTAAACTATTTAAATATTACAACTGAAATATTTGGAAGTTTTGGATATTGGACCATCCGAATTGTTTTATTATTTATCATGTACCAATTTATGCTTGTTTTCTTCGGATGGCTTTTTGGGCAATACAAGTTTTTTTGGAATTTTGAAAAGAAAATGTTGCGTAGGATAGGTTTTAAACGTCTTTTAGATTAG
- a CDS encoding DUF937 domain-containing protein, which yields MAGILDLLNSDLGKTIISGVAGQTGQDKNKTGSVLTMALPVLMQAMKRNTATPQGAEGLLSALNGKHDGSILDNLGGLFNGGVDSNVIDDGGKILGHVLGGKQQHVENALSQKSGMDAGSVAQILKVAAPILMGVLGKQSRQQNVNNSSGIEGLLGGLLGGNSPQQEQSFLESILDADGDGSVIDDVAGMVLGGGKKKSGLGGLLGGLFGGK from the coding sequence ATGGCAGGAATTTTAGACTTATTAAACAGCGACCTTGGAAAAACAATCATTAGTGGTGTAGCAGGTCAAACAGGACAAGACAAGAATAAAACAGGAAGCGTTCTAACGATGGCGCTACCGGTGTTAATGCAGGCCATGAAACGTAATACAGCAACTCCACAAGGAGCTGAAGGTTTACTTAGTGCATTGAATGGTAAACACGACGGAAGCATTTTAGATAACCTGGGCGGTTTATTTAATGGTGGTGTGGATTCTAATGTTATAGATGATGGCGGAAAAATACTAGGTCATGTTTTAGGAGGCAAACAACAACATGTTGAAAATGCTTTAAGTCAGAAGTCTGGTATGGACGCAGGGTCTGTAGCTCAAATATTAAAAGTGGCAGCTCCCATATTAATGGGCGTTTTAGGTAAACAAAGCAGACAACAAAACGTAAACAATTCTAGTGGCATTGAAGGGTTATTAGGCGGTTTACTTGGTGGTAATTCTCCTCAGCAAGAACAAAGCTTTTTAGAGTCTATTCTTGATGCTGATGGTGATGGAAGTGTTATTGATGATGTAGCGGGCATGGTACTAGGAGGTGGCAAAAAGAAAAGTGGCCTTGGAGGACTACTTGGTGGCCTTTTTGGGGGGAAATAA
- a CDS encoding D-2-hydroxyacid dehydrogenase, translated as MKVLANDGISQSGIAALEKGGFEVITTTVAQEQLINYINEKDITVLLVRSATTVRKDLIDACPNLKIIGRGGVGMDNIDVEYAREQGRSVINTPAASSHSVAELVFGHLFGLARFLHNSNREMPLEGDSNFKGLKKAYAKGTELKGKTLGVLGFGRIGQATAKVAIGAGMKVVAFDPFIDEANLELDFFDGQKLNFNIKTISKEDVLKQADFLTLHVPAQNDYVIGKSELEIMKDGAILVNAARGGVVDEVALVEALTSGKIARAALDVFEKEPKPEVQLLMNPALSLTPHTGAATNEAQDRIGTELAEQIISILK; from the coding sequence ATGAAAGTATTAGCAAACGATGGTATTTCGCAAAGCGGAATTGCCGCACTAGAGAAAGGTGGTTTTGAAGTCATCACAACAACTGTAGCTCAAGAGCAACTAATTAATTACATTAATGAAAAAGACATTACTGTTTTATTGGTACGTAGTGCTACTACAGTACGTAAAGACTTAATCGATGCTTGTCCAAACTTAAAAATTATTGGTCGTGGTGGCGTTGGTATGGATAATATTGATGTTGAATATGCGAGAGAACAAGGACGCAGTGTTATTAACACACCTGCTGCCTCTTCTCACTCGGTTGCAGAGTTAGTATTTGGTCACTTATTTGGACTGGCTCGTTTTTTACATAACTCGAATAGAGAGATGCCTTTAGAAGGCGATTCTAACTTTAAAGGTTTAAAGAAAGCTTACGCAAAAGGCACTGAGTTAAAAGGAAAAACCTTAGGCGTTTTAGGATTTGGTCGTATTGGTCAAGCTACTGCAAAGGTTGCTATCGGGGCAGGTATGAAAGTTGTTGCTTTTGACCCATTTATCGATGAAGCAAATTTAGAACTGGACTTTTTTGATGGTCAAAAATTGAACTTTAATATTAAAACCATTTCTAAAGAAGACGTTTTAAAGCAAGCAGATTTCTTAACGCTTCATGTTCCTGCACAAAACGATTACGTTATCGGAAAATCGGAATTAGAAATCATGAAAGATGGTGCTATTCTTGTTAATGCTGCACGTGGTGGCGTGGTTGATGAAGTTGCACTAGTTGAAGCACTTACCAGCGGAAAAATTGCAAGAGCTGCTTTAGATGTCTTTGAAAAAGAACCAAAACCAGAAGTTCAATTGTTAATGAACCCTGCTTTGTCGTTGACACCTCATACTGGTGCTGCAACAAATGAAGCCCAAGATAGAATTGGTACAGAATTAGCAGAACAAATTATCAGTATCTTAAAATAA
- a CDS encoding TonB-dependent receptor: protein MKLFISSLCFLAFTSIYAQNTIQGIVTDANTNENLAFVNIYLADLEKGTSSNEDGYFIIDHLPTGNYKVLFSSIGYETQLLNLSIPTTNTINIRLIPSAIEMESIIISTPFHKLQSDNVMKVEQKSVKDLKVNGAVTLADGITNIAGVESVTTGLSIGKPVIRGLSSNRVLVYTQGIRLENQQFGDEHGLGINSAGIESVEVIKGPASLLYGSDALGGVLYLNPERFANSNRASGDFSGTYYSNTQGFNTNAGFKSSTSNFKFLFRGSLTEHSDYKTKNYRATNTRFREQDFKAGVGYQQNKFKTEFRYNVNNSKLGIPEEIGEQSTNRTPLLPYQNITNHIFSSKSTIFFNKSRLDINLGFTYNDRKEFEEHHHDEEEEEHEEEEEHEDEHEDDEDLEAALHMKLKTANYDLKYHLPELGKFETIVGIQGMNQVNTNYGEETLIPDATTNDFGVLAMSHIHFEKADVQLGARYDIRHIDVNSGIKKDFNSFNGALGIKTDIAKNITVRVNLATGFRAPNLSELTSDGTHEGTNRYEIGNSNLKSEQNFQTDVALEFKNEHLELFANGFYNKINNYIFLSPNGAFIDEDPVFLYLQDDAKLYGGEFGFHLHPHPLDWLHFESSFEMVTGKQDNDSYLPLIPANTLNNIIRVEFEKPWLKKGYTFIKLRTTFSQSNISTFETNTNGYNLLSAGFGGHFRLFNNDLEVSVSGTNLTNKTYINHLSRLKPDGIFNMGRNISLGLTYSMK, encoded by the coding sequence ATGAAATTATTTATAAGTTCATTGTGCTTTTTGGCATTTACTAGTATATATGCTCAAAACACAATACAAGGTATCGTTACAGATGCAAATACAAATGAAAATTTAGCCTTTGTAAATATCTATTTAGCAGATCTTGAAAAAGGCACCAGCTCCAACGAGGATGGTTATTTTATAATAGATCATTTACCCACAGGTAACTATAAAGTACTTTTCTCAAGCATAGGGTATGAAACCCAATTACTAAACCTAAGCATTCCAACAACCAATACCATTAACATTCGTTTAATACCGTCTGCTATAGAAATGGAAAGTATCATTATCTCTACGCCTTTTCATAAATTACAAAGTGATAATGTGATGAAGGTAGAACAAAAAAGTGTCAAAGATTTAAAAGTAAATGGCGCTGTTACCTTAGCAGATGGGATCACAAACATTGCAGGCGTAGAAAGTGTTACAACAGGTTTAAGTATAGGTAAACCCGTTATTAGAGGGCTAAGTTCTAATAGGGTCTTAGTATATACTCAAGGTATTCGCTTAGAAAATCAACAGTTTGGTGACGAACACGGTTTAGGTATTAATAGTGCGGGCATTGAAAGTGTAGAAGTTATAAAAGGGCCTGCTTCCCTACTCTATGGTAGCGATGCGCTTGGAGGGGTATTGTACTTAAACCCTGAACGATTCGCTAATAGTAATCGCGCTTCGGGGGATTTTAGCGGCACTTATTATAGCAATACCCAAGGCTTCAATACGAATGCCGGATTTAAATCTTCTACAAGCAACTTTAAATTTTTATTTAGAGGAAGTCTTACTGAGCATTCAGATTATAAGACTAAAAATTACCGTGCAACAAACACTCGTTTTCGAGAACAAGATTTTAAAGCTGGAGTTGGATATCAACAAAATAAGTTTAAAACAGAGTTTCGTTACAATGTCAACAATTCCAAACTTGGCATTCCTGAGGAAATAGGAGAACAGTCTACAAACAGAACACCACTACTTCCTTACCAGAATATAACGAATCACATTTTCAGTTCTAAATCTACTATATTTTTCAATAAGTCTAGATTAGATATCAACTTAGGATTCACTTATAACGACAGAAAGGAATTTGAAGAGCATCATCATGATGAAGAGGAAGAAGAGCATGAAGAGGAAGAGGAACACGAAGATGAACATGAAGATGATGAGGATTTAGAAGCTGCACTCCATATGAAGCTAAAGACGGCAAACTATGATCTTAAATACCACTTACCGGAATTGGGTAAATTTGAAACCATCGTCGGCATTCAAGGCATGAATCAGGTAAATACCAATTATGGTGAAGAAACATTAATTCCTGATGCTACGACCAACGATTTTGGTGTTTTAGCAATGTCTCATATCCATTTTGAAAAAGCTGATGTACAGCTTGGAGCTCGTTACGATATTAGACATATTGATGTGAACTCAGGAATAAAAAAGGATTTTAATAGCTTTAATGGTGCTTTAGGCATTAAAACAGATATTGCAAAAAATATAACGGTTAGGGTAAATTTAGCTACAGGGTTTAGAGCTCCTAATTTATCTGAGTTAACATCCGATGGCACACATGAAGGAACCAACCGTTACGAAATTGGAAATAGTAACTTAAAAAGCGAGCAGAACTTTCAGACCGATGTTGCTTTAGAGTTTAAAAATGAACATTTAGAATTATTTGCCAACGGGTTTTATAATAAAATCAATAATTACATTTTTCTATCTCCAAATGGCGCATTTATAGATGAAGACCCTGTGTTTCTTTATTTACAAGATGATGCAAAATTATACGGTGGTGAATTTGGATTTCATTTACACCCTCACCCCTTAGATTGGTTACATTTTGAATCAAGCTTTGAAATGGTTACAGGAAAACAGGATAATGATAGTTATCTACCATTAATTCCAGCAAATACCTTAAACAATATAATACGTGTTGAGTTTGAAAAGCCCTGGTTAAAAAAAGGGTATACCTTTATTAAACTAAGAACCACTTTTAGCCAAAGTAATATTAGCACATTTGAAACCAACACAAATGGTTATAATCTATTAAGTGCTG